One stretch of Thalassovita sp. DNA includes these proteins:
- a CDS encoding YceI family protein, whose protein sequence is MKASVLAAVAALSLGASAAVAAPEAYVLDASHSQVIFSYNHLGYSTTWGMFSGFEGEISFDQQDPAASSVSVSMPLASMITGWDARFGHFMSPDFFNAQGDEVVTFTSTAIEVTGEATALITGDLTLNGVTKPVVLDAKLNQVGNHPMANKPWAGFDATATLVRSEFNLGQFAPFVSDEVQLQISIEAMKAE, encoded by the coding sequence CCGCCGCCGTCGCCGCCCCCGAAGCCTATGTGCTGGACGCCAGCCACAGCCAGGTGATCTTCAGCTACAACCACCTCGGCTATTCGACCACCTGGGGCATGTTCTCGGGCTTTGAAGGTGAAATCTCCTTTGACCAGCAAGATCCCGCAGCCTCCAGCGTGTCGGTTTCCATGCCGCTGGCGTCGATGATCACCGGCTGGGACGCACGTTTTGGTCACTTCATGTCGCCTGACTTTTTCAACGCTCAAGGCGATGAGGTTGTCACCTTCACCTCCACCGCCATTGAGGTCACCGGCGAAGCCACCGCGCTGATCACCGGTGATCTGACCCTGAACGGGGTGACCAAGCCGGTGGTTCTGGATGCCAAGCTCAACCAGGTCGGCAACCATCCGATGGCCAACAAACCCTGGGCCGGGTTCGACGCAACTGCAACCCTGGTGCGCAGCGAGTTTAATCTGGGTCAGTTCGCTCCTTTCGTGAGTGATGAGGTTCAGCTGCAGATCTCGATCGAGGCGATGAAAGCCGAATAA
- a CDS encoding cytochrome b/b6 domain-containing protein — MPLANSPDRYGSIAKALHWTTALLILALIPMGFIAKKLAEATQSGSPVVSIEVLTTLFSTHKTLGVAVFFVALLRILWALSQSKPRALHPDRRLETLAAETVHWLLYGAIVLVPLTGWIHHAASTGFAPIWGPFGQDLPMVPKSETLSELFAAFHFAAVVVMVLSLGLHIAGALKHQIIDRDTTLARMLPNRRQPMAQSGPGAGPESVTAPGAGQSTNHTTSGSIAPAPHHKTTARTSAALATVVILVAAGVTWTTEAQDHRDTAPAQASVEPNVATNDSNTSVASSALQQNASQGDVAQDTSNTNPAPTAVQTTENATATADLPSWQVTEGALNLTIQQLGNAVSGNFEIWQAQILFDPEADPAQMGEIRVEIDIASLSLGTVSAQAMGPDYFDSAAFPTAIYQADLAEVDGTLTATGTLTIKETSVPLAFPVDLTLAESTATASGSFTLDRRDFGIGDTVPDEGTLGFEVALSFNLTAQRQ; from the coding sequence ATGCCGCTCGCCAACTCGCCAGACCGCTACGGCAGCATTGCCAAGGCCCTCCATTGGACCACCGCCCTGCTGATCCTTGCGCTGATCCCGATGGGTTTTATCGCCAAGAAACTGGCCGAGGCCACGCAGTCCGGCAGCCCCGTTGTGTCGATCGAGGTGCTGACCACGCTGTTTTCCACCCATAAAACGCTGGGGGTTGCGGTGTTTTTTGTGGCGCTCCTGCGGATCCTTTGGGCGCTCAGCCAATCGAAACCCCGCGCCCTGCACCCCGACCGCCGGCTGGAAACCCTTGCCGCCGAAACGGTGCATTGGCTGCTTTACGGCGCCATTGTTCTGGTGCCGCTGACCGGCTGGATCCACCATGCCGCCAGCACCGGTTTTGCGCCGATCTGGGGTCCCTTTGGCCAGGATCTGCCTATGGTGCCGAAATCAGAAACCCTGTCAGAACTGTTCGCCGCCTTCCACTTCGCCGCCGTTGTGGTGATGGTCCTGTCCCTTGGCCTGCATATCGCCGGGGCGCTGAAACACCAGATCATTGATCGTGACACCACCCTTGCGCGGATGCTGCCAAACCGCCGCCAGCCGATGGCGCAGTCGGGCCCTGGAGCGGGTCCAGAGTCAGTCACAGCTCCAGGCGCAGGCCAATCTACCAACCACACCACTTCCGGCAGCATTGCGCCAGCCCCACACCATAAGACCACCGCCCGAACCAGCGCTGCCCTGGCCACTGTTGTGATCCTCGTCGCCGCCGGCGTCACCTGGACAACCGAGGCGCAGGATCACCGGGACACCGCCCCTGCGCAAGCATCGGTTGAACCAAACGTCGCCACCAACGACAGTAACACCTCCGTTGCAAGCTCTGCCCTGCAACAAAACGCGTCGCAGGGGGATGTGGCTCAGGACACCTCAAACACCAATCCTGCGCCTACCGCCGTGCAGACCACGGAAAACGCGACCGCAACCGCGGATCTGCCAAGCTGGCAGGTTACCGAAGGCGCGCTGAACCTGACCATCCAACAGCTGGGCAACGCCGTGAGCGGCAACTTTGAGATCTGGCAGGCCCAGATCCTGTTCGACCCGGAAGCCGATCCTGCCCAAATGGGTGAGATCCGGGTTGAGATTGACATCGCTTCGCTCAGCCTTGGCACCGTCAGCGCGCAGGCCATGGGTCCGGATTACTTTGACAGCGCCGCCTTCCCGACAGCGATCTATCAGGCGGACCTTGCCGAGGTTGACGGCACCCTGACCGCCACCGGCACGCTGACGATCAAAGAAACCTCCGTTCCGCTTGCCTTCCCTGTTGACCTGACCCTTGCCGAAAGCACCGCCACGGCGTCCGGCAGTTTCACCCTGGATCGTCGGGATTTCGGCATCGGCGACACGGTGCCTGATGAGGGGACCTTGGGTTTTGAGGTTGCACTTTCCTTTAATCTCACAGCGCAGCGCCAATAA
- the fabD gene encoding ACP S-malonyltransferase: MTKAFVFPGQGAQTIGMGKALADAYPAAKAVFDEVDAALGENLSQLIWEGDQADLTLTQNAQPALMATSLAAMKALEAEGVVLADQAAYVAGHSLGEYSALAAAGALSISDAARLLRTRGQAMQQAVPVGEGAMAALLGLDFEGAKAVAEEAAMGEVCQAANDNDPGQVVVSGHKAAVERAVELAKEKGAKRAVLLPVSAPFHCQLMEPAAEVMAKALAEVDINRPVVPVVANVVAEAVSDPATIRSLLVNQVTGSVRWRESVAWMAGQGVDAIWEVGAGKALSGMVRRIERSIACTAIGTPEDVQKAVASLA; encoded by the coding sequence ATGACCAAAGCATTTGTTTTCCCCGGCCAGGGGGCTCAGACCATCGGAATGGGCAAAGCCCTGGCCGATGCCTATCCGGCGGCGAAAGCGGTTTTTGATGAGGTGGATGCGGCGCTGGGGGAAAACCTCTCGCAGCTGATCTGGGAGGGCGATCAAGCTGATCTGACCCTGACCCAAAACGCCCAGCCGGCGCTGATGGCGACCTCACTGGCGGCGATGAAGGCGCTGGAGGCCGAGGGCGTGGTGCTGGCGGATCAGGCGGCCTATGTCGCGGGCCATTCGCTGGGCGAATATTCGGCGCTGGCGGCGGCTGGCGCCCTGTCGATTTCGGATGCGGCGCGTTTGCTGCGCACCCGGGGCCAGGCGATGCAACAGGCCGTGCCGGTGGGCGAAGGCGCGATGGCGGCCCTGCTGGGGTTGGATTTCGAGGGCGCCAAAGCCGTCGCGGAAGAGGCTGCCATGGGCGAAGTCTGCCAGGCCGCCAATGACAACGATCCGGGCCAGGTTGTGGTCTCCGGCCATAAGGCCGCTGTGGAACGCGCGGTGGAGCTGGCCAAGGAGAAAGGCGCCAAACGCGCGGTTTTGCTGCCCGTCAGCGCCCCTTTCCATTGTCAATTGATGGAACCCGCCGCCGAGGTGATGGCCAAGGCGCTGGCTGAGGTCGACATCAACCGCCCCGTGGTGCCGGTTGTGGCCAATGTGGTTGCCGAAGCGGTTTCTGACCCGGCCACCATCCGCTCGCTGCTGGTCAATCAGGTTACCGGTTCGGTGCGCTGGCGCGAAAGCGTCGCCTGGATGGCCGGGCAGGGTGTTGATGCGATCTGGGAAGTGGGCGCGGGCAAGGCGCTGTCCGGCATGGTGCGCCGCATCGAACGCTCGATCGCCTGCACTGCGATCGGAACCCCCGAAGATGTACAAAAAGCTGTGGCATCGCTGGCCTGA
- the fabG gene encoding 3-oxoacyl-[acyl-carrier-protein] reductase — MFDLTGKRALVTGASGGIGGAIAKALHGAGATVGLSGTRVEPLEALAAELGDNAHVLPCNLSDAAAVDTLPKDAIAAMGGLDILVNNAGITRDQIFMRMSDEEWQSVLDVNLTSSMRLCRGVMRPMMKARWGRIINISSIVGATGNPGQVNYAAAKAGMVGMTKSIAYEVASRGITANAVAPGFIATAMTDKLNDDQKAAINTKIPAGRMGTPEEIAAAVLYLASPEAGYVTGTTVHVNGGMAML; from the coding sequence ATGTTTGATTTGACTGGAAAACGCGCGCTGGTGACCGGCGCATCCGGCGGCATCGGTGGTGCCATCGCCAAGGCGCTGCACGGTGCCGGCGCAACCGTGGGCCTGTCGGGCACCCGGGTGGAACCGCTGGAGGCGCTGGCAGCCGAACTGGGCGACAACGCCCATGTTCTGCCCTGTAACCTCAGCGATGCGGCTGCGGTTGACACGCTGCCCAAAGACGCCATCGCGGCGATGGGTGGTCTGGACATCCTGGTTAACAACGCTGGCATCACCCGCGACCAGATCTTCATGCGCATGTCGGATGAGGAATGGCAGTCGGTGCTGGATGTGAACCTGACCTCCTCGATGCGTCTGTGTCGTGGCGTGATGCGCCCGATGATGAAGGCGCGCTGGGGCCGGATCATCAACATCTCCTCCATCGTGGGCGCCACCGGCAACCCCGGTCAGGTGAACTACGCTGCGGCCAAGGCGGGTATGGTCGGTATGACCAAATCCATCGCCTATGAGGTGGCCAGCCGTGGCATCACCGCCAACGCCGTTGCACCGGGCTTCATCGCCACCGCGATGACCGACAAGTTGAACGATGACCAGAAAGCGGCGATCAACACCAAGATCCCCGCAGGCCGCATGGGCACCCCGGAAGAAATCGCTGCGGCGGTTCTGTACCTGGCCAGCCCTGAGGCGGGTTATGTCACCGGCACAACGGTGCACGTCAATGGCGGCATGGCGATGCTCTGA
- a CDS encoding acyl carrier protein, producing MSDIADRVKKIVVEHLGAEEDKVVENASFIDDLGADSLDTVELVMAFEEEFGIEIPDDAAETIQTFGDAVKFISEAS from the coding sequence ATGAGCGATATCGCAGACCGCGTCAAAAAAATCGTTGTTGAGCACCTGGGTGCCGAAGAAGACAAGGTTGTTGAAAACGCCTCCTTCATCGACGATCTGGGCGCAGACAGCCTGGACACCGTTGAGCTGGTAATGGCCTTCGAAGAAGAGTTCGGCATCGAGATCCCGGACGACGCAGCCGAAACCATCCAGACCTTCGGCGACGCGGTTAAATTCATCAGCGAAGCTTCCTAA
- the fabF gene encoding beta-ketoacyl-ACP synthase II, with product MRRVVVTGLGLVTPLACGVEETWTRILDGQSGAGKITRFDASHLGTDYACEVPYGDGTDGTFNPDDWMAAKERRKVDDFILYGIAAAQQAVEDSGWVAESTHAQERTGVMIGSGIGGLQSIAETTLLLKEKGPRRVSPFFIPGALINLISGQVSIKYGFKGPNHSVVTACSTGAHAIGDASRLIKYGDADVMIAGGAEAAICEIGIAGFNACKALSTKRSDDPQAASRPYDNDRDGFVMGEGAGVVVLEEYEHAKARGAKIYAEVLGYGLSGDAYHITAPSEDGEGGERSMRAAIKDAGVEPSAIDYINAHGTSTMADTIELGAVERLLGDKASSATMSSTKSMTGHLLGAAGAIEAIFSILAIRDQVAPPTINLDNPAVEPKLDLAPNKKVEREIKVALSNSFGFGGTNASVMFGKVD from the coding sequence ATGCGCCGAGTTGTTGTGACAGGTCTGGGTCTGGTGACCCCGCTGGCATGTGGTGTGGAAGAAACCTGGACGCGTATTCTGGACGGTCAGTCCGGCGCGGGCAAAATCACCCGTTTTGACGCCAGCCATCTGGGCACCGATTACGCCTGCGAAGTGCCTTATGGCGATGGCACCGATGGCACCTTCAACCCCGATGACTGGATGGCTGCCAAGGAACGCCGCAAAGTGGATGACTTCATCCTCTACGGTATCGCGGCGGCTCAGCAGGCGGTTGAGGATTCCGGCTGGGTAGCCGAAAGCACCCACGCACAGGAACGCACCGGCGTGATGATCGGCTCGGGCATTGGTGGCCTGCAGTCCATCGCGGAAACCACTTTGCTGCTGAAGGAAAAAGGCCCGCGTCGTGTTTCGCCGTTCTTTATTCCCGGCGCGCTGATCAACCTGATCTCGGGTCAGGTTTCGATCAAATACGGCTTCAAAGGCCCCAACCATTCGGTTGTGACCGCCTGTTCCACCGGGGCGCACGCCATTGGTGATGCCAGCCGTCTGATCAAATACGGTGATGCGGATGTGATGATCGCAGGCGGCGCCGAAGCGGCCATCTGTGAAATTGGCATCGCGGGGTTCAACGCCTGTAAAGCGCTGTCGACCAAACGGTCTGATGACCCGCAGGCGGCCAGCCGCCCCTATGACAACGACCGTGATGGTTTTGTCATGGGCGAAGGTGCCGGTGTTGTGGTTCTGGAAGAATACGAACACGCCAAGGCGCGTGGCGCCAAGATCTATGCCGAAGTGCTGGGCTATGGCCTGTCGGGCGACGCCTATCACATCACAGCCCCGTCGGAAGATGGCGAAGGCGGCGAACGCTCGATGCGCGCGGCGATCAAGGACGCCGGTGTGGAGCCTTCGGCGATTGACTACATCAACGCCCACGGCACCTCGACCATGGCGGACACCATCGAACTGGGCGCGGTTGAGCGGCTCTTGGGCGATAAAGCGTCGTCGGCCACCATGTCCTCGACCAAATCGATGACCGGTCACCTCCTGGGGGCTGCTGGCGCGATTGAGGCGATCTTCTCGATCCTGGCGATCCGCGATCAGGTGGCCCCGCCCACCATCAACCTCGACAACCCGGCGGTGGAGCCGAAACTGGACCTCGCGCCGAACAAAAAGGTTGAGCGTGAGATCAAGGTGGCGCTGTCCAACAGCTTCGGCTTTGGTGGCACCAACGCCTCGGTGATGTTCGGGAAAGTCGACTGA
- the mltG gene encoding endolytic transglycosylase MltG, protein MWKALASNALTFLVVLLFLAGGVILWGQQSYQSAGPLEAPICVRVASGSNMSRVSSQLEQDGAISNGSLFRIGADYSGKSDQLKAGAFLVPDGASMEEIVDILTRGGASTCGTEVVYRIGVTRSQILVRELDPATSRFVETANFNPAAEDTPAEFTTAAERGDTRHRIAMAEGVTSWQVVESLKSVGVLTGEVASLPAEGSLAPDSYEVNRGDTRQSVIDRMQDAQASILASAWANRVEGLPLKTPEEALILASIIEKETGVAEERRTVGSVFINRLNRGMRLQTDPTVIYGITKGQGTLGRGLRQSELRGETPWNTYVIDALPPTPIANPGRASIEAALDPASTSFVFFVADGTGGHAFAETLAEHNRNVAKWRAIEAERSNN, encoded by the coding sequence ATGTGGAAGGCGCTGGCCTCTAACGCACTGACGTTTCTGGTTGTTCTGCTGTTTCTTGCCGGGGGTGTGATCCTCTGGGGGCAGCAGAGCTATCAAAGCGCAGGCCCGCTGGAGGCCCCGATCTGTGTGCGGGTGGCCAGTGGTTCCAACATGTCGCGCGTCTCCAGCCAGCTGGAGCAAGACGGCGCGATTTCCAACGGTTCGCTGTTTCGGATCGGCGCGGATTATTCCGGCAAATCCGATCAGCTGAAGGCCGGGGCCTTCCTGGTGCCCGATGGCGCCTCGATGGAGGAGATCGTTGATATCCTGACCCGCGGCGGCGCCAGCACCTGTGGCACCGAAGTGGTCTATCGGATCGGCGTGACCCGCAGCCAGATTCTGGTGCGTGAGTTGGACCCGGCGACCAGCCGTTTTGTTGAAACCGCCAACTTCAACCCGGCCGCCGAAGACACCCCGGCTGAGTTCACGACCGCAGCCGAACGGGGTGACACCCGCCACCGCATCGCGATGGCCGAAGGTGTGACCTCCTGGCAGGTGGTGGAAAGCCTGAAATCGGTTGGCGTGCTGACCGGTGAGGTGGCCAGCCTGCCCGCCGAAGGGTCGCTGGCGCCTGACAGCTATGAGGTCAATCGTGGCGACACCCGCCAGTCGGTGATCGACCGGATGCAGGACGCACAGGCCAGCATTCTGGCCAGCGCCTGGGCCAACCGCGTTGAAGGTCTGCCGTTAAAGACCCCGGAGGAGGCGCTGATCCTTGCCTCGATCATCGAGAAGGAAACCGGCGTGGCCGAAGAACGCCGCACGGTTGGCTCGGTCTTCATCAACCGCCTGAACCGTGGCATGCGCCTGCAGACAGACCCGACCGTGATCTATGGCATCACCAAAGGGCAGGGCACCTTGGGCCGTGGTCTGCGCCAGTCCGAACTGCGCGGCGAAACCCCGTGGAACACCTATGTGATCGACGCGCTGCCGCCGACCCCCATTGCCAACCCCGGCCGCGCTAGCATTGAGGCAGCGCTGGATCCCGCCAGCACCAGCTTCGTGTTCTTTGTGGCTGATGGCACCGGCGGTCACGCCTTTGCGGAAACCCTGGCGGAACACAATCGCAACGTCGCCAAATGGCGCGCGATTGAGGCAGAGCGCAGCAACAACTAA
- a CDS encoding DNA-packaging protein encodes MPSTLTGPGIRSAAGWIGCADVALQTAFLDELGEEEILALPYLFEFWAMEHQLPPAGDWRAWVILGGRGAGKTRAGAEWVRAQVEGARPRDPGPCQRLAIVGETLDQAREVMVFGESGILACSPPDRRPDWIASRRLLRWPNGAEAQIFSAHDPEALRGPQFDGAWVDELAKWPKAQDTWDMLQFGLRLGQDPRVCVTTTPRNVTVLKDLLKRDSTVVTHAATEANRANLARGFLEEVEARYAGTRLGRQELAGELLEDAEGALWRQAGLEALRVAQVPDLDRIVVAVDPPVSSHAGSDDCGIVVVGAVTRGPVPDWRAYVLEDASCSAASPTEWARKALSMMEKWGADRLVAEVNQGGDLVETVIRQLNPTVPFTKCHASRGKVARAEPVAALYEQGRVFHARDLGALEDQMCAMTAQGFSGKGSPDRVDALVWALTDLILTPAQNWRRPQLRAL; translated from the coding sequence ATGCCGTCGACTTTGACCGGGCCAGGGATCAGATCCGCTGCCGGTTGGATCGGTTGCGCCGATGTGGCCTTGCAGACGGCCTTTCTCGATGAATTGGGCGAGGAGGAGATCCTCGCGCTGCCTTATCTGTTTGAGTTCTGGGCGATGGAGCATCAGCTGCCGCCCGCTGGCGATTGGCGCGCCTGGGTTATCCTGGGCGGGCGCGGTGCGGGCAAGACCCGGGCCGGGGCGGAATGGGTGCGTGCACAGGTCGAAGGGGCACGGCCCCGCGATCCCGGCCCCTGTCAGCGATTGGCGATTGTGGGCGAAACACTGGATCAGGCGCGCGAAGTCATGGTCTTTGGCGAAAGCGGTATCCTGGCCTGCTCGCCGCCCGATCGGCGGCCGGATTGGATCGCCAGCCGCCGCCTGTTGCGCTGGCCCAATGGGGCTGAGGCGCAGATCTTCTCGGCTCATGATCCCGAAGCCCTGCGCGGTCCGCAGTTTGATGGGGCCTGGGTGGATGAGCTGGCCAAATGGCCGAAGGCGCAGGACACCTGGGACATGCTGCAGTTCGGCCTGCGTCTGGGGCAGGACCCGCGGGTCTGTGTGACCACCACGCCGCGCAATGTCACCGTGCTGAAGGACCTGTTGAAACGCGACAGCACCGTGGTGACCCATGCCGCGACCGAGGCCAACCGCGCCAATCTGGCGCGTGGTTTCCTCGAAGAGGTCGAGGCGCGCTATGCCGGCACCCGGCTGGGGCGTCAGGAACTGGCGGGTGAGCTGCTGGAGGACGCCGAAGGCGCGCTGTGGCGTCAGGCGGGTCTTGAGGCGCTGCGTGTTGCGCAGGTGCCGGATCTGGACCGGATCGTTGTGGCGGTGGACCCGCCTGTCAGCAGCCACGCCGGATCAGACGACTGCGGCATTGTGGTGGTTGGCGCGGTCACCCGCGGGCCGGTGCCCGACTGGCGCGCCTATGTGTTGGAGGATGCCAGTTGCAGCGCCGCCAGCCCCACGGAATGGGCCCGTAAGGCCCTGTCGATGATGGAAAAATGGGGTGCTGACCGGCTGGTGGCTGAGGTCAATCAAGGCGGCGATCTGGTGGAAACCGTGATCCGTCAGCTGAACCCAACCGTGCCCTTTACCAAATGCCACGCCAGCCGCGGCAAGGTGGCCCGCGCAGAACCCGTGGCGGCGCTTTATGAACAGGGCCGGGTGTTTCACGCCCGCGATCTGGGTGCGCTGGAAGATCAGATGTGCGCCATGACCGCTCAGGGTTTCAGCGGCAAAGGCAGCCCCGACCGGGTGGATGCGCTGGTCTGGGCGCTGACCGATCTGATCCTCACCCCAGCACAAAACTGGCGTCGCCCGCAGCTGCGTGCGCTGTAG
- a CDS encoding phage portal protein: MVFSLFKSTATMPQTAPETAVAAVPAQKASAAGRMMALQSAGRITWSPRDAASLARNGFAGNPVGFRCVKLIAEAAASLPLLLQDRLQRYEAHPLLELLRRPNPVQGRAELLEALYAQILLMGDGYLEAVGHEGELCELYVLRSDRMQLVPGADGWPKAYDYAVNGRKHRFNMRADLPPICHIRAFHPQDDHYGLSPMQAAAQALDVHNAASRWSKALLDNAARPSGALVYQGADGQAGLSADQYDRLQAEMAQYHQGAGNAGRPMLLEGGLDWKPMGFSPSDMEFQKTKDSAAREIALAFGVPPMLLGVPGDATYANYQEANRAFYRLTVLPLVQKVCGRLGDFLSHHASASLDLRVDLDQVPALAAERDAQWQRISDAAFLSIAEKRALLGLPALTVEEPAEAPEKGPGDEL; encoded by the coding sequence ATGGTGTTTTCGCTTTTCAAATCGACCGCCACAATGCCGCAAACAGCACCTGAGACCGCTGTAGCTGCGGTCCCGGCGCAGAAGGCCAGCGCGGCCGGGCGGATGATGGCCCTACAAAGCGCAGGCCGCATCACCTGGAGCCCGCGCGATGCCGCCTCACTGGCGCGCAACGGGTTTGCCGGCAATCCGGTCGGGTTTCGCTGTGTCAAACTGATCGCCGAGGCCGCCGCCTCTCTGCCGCTGCTGCTGCAGGACCGGTTGCAGCGCTATGAGGCCCATCCTCTGCTGGAGCTGCTGCGCCGCCCAAACCCGGTGCAGGGCCGCGCTGAACTGCTGGAGGCGCTCTATGCCCAGATCCTGCTGATGGGCGACGGCTATCTGGAGGCCGTGGGCCATGAGGGTGAGCTTTGTGAGTTGTACGTGCTGCGGTCGGATCGGATGCAGCTGGTGCCGGGCGCTGACGGCTGGCCCAAGGCCTATGATTATGCGGTGAACGGACGCAAACACCGGTTCAACATGCGCGCTGATCTGCCGCCGATCTGTCACATCCGCGCCTTTCATCCGCAGGATGATCACTATGGGTTGTCGCCAATGCAGGCCGCCGCCCAGGCGCTGGACGTGCACAATGCCGCCTCGCGCTGGTCCAAGGCGCTGCTGGACAATGCCGCGCGACCCTCTGGCGCCTTGGTCTATCAGGGCGCGGACGGGCAAGCCGGGCTCAGCGCGGATCAATATGACCGGTTGCAGGCCGAAATGGCGCAGTACCATCAGGGCGCTGGCAATGCGGGCCGGCCGATGCTGCTGGAGGGCGGATTGGACTGGAAACCGATGGGGTTCAGCCCCTCGGACATGGAGTTTCAGAAAACCAAGGACAGCGCGGCGCGCGAAATTGCCCTGGCCTTCGGGGTGCCGCCGATGCTGCTGGGCGTGCCGGGGGATGCCACCTACGCCAACTATCAGGAGGCCAATCGCGCCTTCTACCGGCTGACGGTGCTGCCGCTGGTGCAAAAGGTCTGTGGTCGGCTGGGCGATTTCCTGTCGCACCATGCTTCCGCTTCGTTGGACCTGCGGGTCGACCTGGATCAGGTGCCGGCTTTGGCCGCTGAACGTGACGCACAATGGCAGCGGATCAGCGATGCGGCCTTCCTGTCGATCGCGGAAAAACGTGCCCTCTTGGGGCTGCCCGCCCTCACTGTCGAGGAGCCGGCAGAGGCCCCCGAAAAGGGACCGGGCGATGAGCTATGA
- a CDS encoding GTA head formation protein, RCAP_rcc01685 family: MSYERRFEPFECAPGLKLEAHERMTKLQFDGQNRRIERLEHQMERLERRLWLTVYGVVAMILAQALQSLLHIG, translated from the coding sequence ATGAGCTATGAACGCCGGTTTGAACCGTTTGAATGTGCGCCCGGCCTCAAGCTGGAGGCCCATGAGAGGATGACGAAACTGCAGTTTGACGGCCAGAACCGCCGCATCGAACGGCTGGAACACCAGATGGAGCGGTTGGAACGTCGCTTGTGGCTGACCGTCTATGGGGTGGTCGCGATGATCCTGGCGCAGGCGCTGCAATCGCTGCTGCACATTGGCTGA
- a CDS encoding HK97 family phage prohead protease: protein MMLERKFTRFNNSLSVEGEVTISGYASLFHQADQGGDRVMPGAFAASLKRLAVEARAVKMLWQHDPAQPIGLWEEIYEDARGLWVKGRLLPEVSRAREAQALIAAGAIDGLSIGYRTEKAAKNPTGGRALHQLDLWEVSLVTFPMLPTARLQPAALQEKAQSDARDWRDLTAALRNATELIRQPGA from the coding sequence ATGATGTTGGAACGTAAATTTACCCGCTTTAACAATTCACTATCCGTTGAAGGTGAGGTCACGATCAGCGGCTATGCCAGCCTGTTTCACCAGGCTGATCAGGGCGGGGATCGGGTGATGCCCGGCGCTTTTGCCGCCTCCCTCAAGCGGCTGGCGGTTGAGGCGCGCGCGGTCAAGATGCTGTGGCAGCATGATCCGGCCCAGCCCATCGGCCTGTGGGAGGAGATTTATGAGGATGCGCGCGGCCTCTGGGTCAAGGGGCGGCTCTTGCCTGAGGTATCGCGCGCCCGCGAAGCGCAGGCCTTGATTGCTGCCGGGGCCATCGATGGGCTCTCCATCGGGTATCGCACGGAAAAGGCGGCCAAAAACCCCACCGGCGGCCGTGCCCTGCACCAGTTGGACCTTTGGGAGGTGTCGCTGGTGACCTTCCCGATGTTGCCCACCGCGCGGCTGCAGCCCGCAGCGCTGCAGGAAAAGGCGCAGAGTGACGCACGAGACTGGCGCGATCTCACCGCCGCGCTTCGAAACGCAACCGAATTGATCCGCCAACCGGGCGCCTGA